A region of Ochotona princeps isolate mOchPri1 chromosome 2, mOchPri1.hap1, whole genome shotgun sequence DNA encodes the following proteins:
- the LOC131479524 gene encoding small ribosomal subunit protein uS13 encodes MSLVIPEKFQHILRVLNTNIDGRRKIAFAITAIKGVGRRYAHVVLRKADIDLTKRAGELTEDEVERVITIMQNPRQYKIPDWFLNRQKDVKDGKYSQVLANGLDNKLREDLERLKKIRAHRGLRHFWGLRVRGQHTKTTGRRGRTVGVSKKK; translated from the coding sequence ATGTCTCTAGTGATCCCTGAGAAGTTTCAGCACATTTTGCGAGTCCTCAACACGAATATCGATGGGCGGCGCAAAATAGCCTTTGCCATCACGGCCATTAAGGGTGTGGGGCGAAGGTACGCTCACGTGGTGCTGAGAAAAGCAGACATTGACCTCACCAAAAGGgcaggagaactcactgaggatGAGGTGGAGCGGGTGATCACCATCATGCAGAATCCCAGACAGTACAAGATCCCGGACTGGTTCTTGAACAGACAGAAGGATGTGAAGGATGGCAAATACAGTCAGGTTCTGGCCAACGGTCTGGATAACAAGCTCCGCGAGGACCTGGAGCGGCTGAAGAAGATCAGGGCACATAGAGGGCTGCGCCACTTCTGGGGCCTCCGTGTCCGAGGCCAGCACACCAAGACCACTGGCCGCCGGGGCCGCACTGTGGGTGTGTCCAAGAAGAAATGA